ACATGAACAAAGCTGACATACAAATTCTTCTATAAGGAAACAACCCTGTAGTAATCTGACAGCAATGTGGACGTCAGATGTTTCAGTACATCAAACCAAGTGGCCTCACGTCCTAAAATGCCCGGCATTTAAGTAACATCAAACAGAGGAACATGATGAAATCTGTGGTGGTAGTGAAAAGGTTAACACCAGCATCTCAAACACAAATGCTAGAAGCACAACACAGtgacaggtccccctcccctactatccgggtgcaggcagcggcctCTGATTGGATAAAGACACAGCTACCtcataaaaatatgaataaataGTGAGAGGTGTGGGGAATCTGTGCACACTGATCTAAGGAGCAGGACATCAGGTTTCTCTTAACCACCTATTCACAGTACAGAGCAGATATGTCACTATCTGTCAAGGAGAAGAATCATATCAGGCTGGTGTTCCTAGGAGCAGCAGGTGTGGGGAAGACCTCACTCATCCATCGCTTTCTGCAGGACACCTTTGAACCCAAACACAAGAGGACGGTGGAAGAGTTACACAGCACAGAGTATGAAACCACGGATGGGGAGCAAGTGAAGATTGAAATCTTGGACACCACCGGCAGCTATGAATTTCCAGCTATGAGAAAACTAAGTATGAGGAGTGGAGATGCTTTTGCTCTAGTTTACTCGGTGGACAACCCAGACTCTTTTGCGATTTTGAGAAGGTTACGAGAAGAGATCCTGGACATAAAGGAGGAGAAATGTCCACCTATGGTGGTAGTTGGCAACAAAAAGGACAACGTTGATGCCCAGAAGGTTTTTTGTGATGATGCTATGACTACAGTGGAGCTGGAGTGGAATTGTCGTATACTGGAGACCTCAGCAAAGGAGAACTTGAATGTGACTGAGGTATTCAGAGAATTGTTGAGAGAGGTCAACCTTCCCAGTCGACTAAGTCCTGCTTTGCGAAAGAGGAGAGAGACAATCCCTAATGAGCTAAACAGCAAACCTCCGATGAATAAGACCAATAGCTGCAGCATCTGTTGATACTTGACTCTTGTAAAGACtttgaggagaaaaaaaaaaaactaagtggaATGGGTGGGTAACAAACATATCTGGAAAAAGGCTGTCCATTCTAGAATTCATTGCCATAGAAATAGGTGGTGTTCGTAGACAGGGAAGGAGGCTCTGCCTACAAAACTGGTTTTCTCAAGGCGATGCCAGTGTGAACTTATTCTATGTCCTTAGAGAGATCAAAGTAGACATTTAGATAACTCATACCTTGTATGGGACTGCATTGTTTCATTGTTGTTGGTGTTACATGAGTAATGCTACATATCACTGT
The sequence above is a segment of the Bufo gargarizans isolate SCDJY-AF-19 chromosome 6, ASM1485885v1, whole genome shotgun sequence genome. Coding sequences within it:
- the LOC122942471 gene encoding ras-related protein Rap-1b-like, with product MSLSVKEKNHIRLVFLGAAGVGKTSLIHRFLQDTFEPKHKRTVEELHSTEYETTDGEQVKIEILDTTGSYEFPAMRKLSMRSGDAFALVYSVDNPDSFAILRRLREEILDIKEEKCPPMVVVGNKKDNVDAQKVFCDDAMTTVELEWNCRILETSAKENLNVTEVFRELLREVNLPSRLSPALRKRRETIPNELNSKPPMNKTNSCSIC